From the Chryseobacterium sp. G0201 genome, the window TCTTCCAAAATCGCATCTCCACCTGCACGGTGAATAGCCCCGTCAACTCCACCTCCACCCAATAACGAAGAGTTGGCTGCGTTGACGATTGCATCTACTTTGATTCTTGTGATGTCACCTAATGTTACTTCAATTTTCATGGTATTTAGTTTTGGTTTAATCTTAATTTTTTATTTAAATTTTCATCATTAAAAACTAATGGTTTTTCTTCAGGAATTATTAAATTTTCCAAACTATTATTCAGAACAAAATGATGTTGTTCTTGTACAAAGTCTGAAATATCTTCAATCAGAATAATATCTTCTTTAGCAAAAGAACGGGTAAATTCATTTCTTAAACCAATTTGAATTGCTCTTCTTTCCAATTTATTTCCGAAAGGATCATGATCCGGATCCCATTGCAATCTCACAGAAGATTCTTTTATCTGATCTTGCCATTCTTCTCTGGAAATTTCCAAATTATGATCATAAGAAGAATAAACAGCATTTTCTAAATATCTTTTAAAAGCAGACATTTTTAAATGTAACGCCAAAACATATTCTTGTCCTTCTTTTGTTCCCCACCCGTTTCGATACATCATCCAAAGGAAGTTTGGTTTTATCCAAGTCATTCTTTCCAAACTGAATTCACCTCCAAAATATTGATTTTTAACTGTAAATTCACCTATTTTTCTTTTATAAGACTGATACACTATAATTTTCTCATCATCATATTGTGCCATGATGTGATGCCCTTTTTGAGGCCAATCCTGTAGTTGTTCTTTATATTTTTTTAGTTTGATTTTCATTGTTTTAAGTTTAAAATCAAGCTTCCGATCTCAGTATTTGCAGGATTTTTAAAATTATCTCCAATAAATACTTTTATCACTTCAATATTTCCAATAATCGCCTGATTGAAAGTCTCTAATTTTTCTGCCGGAATCCACAATTCATTATGATTTCTGGCTCCGACATTTTGTGCGGGATATTTAATTACCTCCTCTTCCAGTACTTCAAATTTGGTTACAAAACCGAGATAATTTCCTGCTTCGTCTCTGGTATTCCATTTTTCTGCAATTTCTGATGCATAATCTTCATCTAAAACAGGATAGAAAATCGGTTGCCATTCTAATCTTGGTGGAAATTTTTTGAAACTGCTTTCTAAAATTAAAACCATTTCCTTTTCTCCGACTGGTCTGTAAAGTGTTGTTGTTTTCATTATTTTAATTTTATTCAAAATCGTAAACATATACTTCCACATTATTCTTCAACAATGTTCTTTCAATAATTGGCTCAATTTCTTCCCAATTTCCTCCTGCTAAACCGCAACCGATTCTTGGCATATGTACACTTGCATTTAATTTTAAAGCTTCATCAGTTAATTTCTCTAAACATTTTTCTACAGCTTCATATCTAATTGGAGCTATTCCTTTGGAATTTGAGATCGTTTTATGTTGACCAATCATATTGCAAACCAAAATATCTTTTTCAACTTGAACTATTTGAATTTCTCCAAGATTAAAATTTTCTCCACTTTGAAACCATTTTCTATATTCAGTTTCTGGGTTCTCCCATTTTCTGGATATTGCCATTACAAAACCTTTTCCCCAACCTCCGATGTCGTTGCAGATATGAATGATGATTTTATTTCCTTTTGTTTGAGGATTTGTTGCATCTCCTTTTAAATAATTTATAGTTTTCATGGTTAAATAATGTGTTTTTTATTTTAATAATCTTGTTCTTTAAGTTTTGGCTAAAGCCTTTAAATTTTATTCATTATAAAAATGGGCTAAAGCCCATTCCTATTGATTTGTGTTTTTGCATTTAATTTATTTCTTTTAAAATTAATCAATATTTTTCATCAATTAATTCTTTTAAAATCCTTTGAATACGGAGAATAAGATCCAAAAATGGCATCAAATTTCACCTTAAGATTTTCTATTTTAAATTCCTCATCCATTTGATCCAGACAAGTCACCACCAGGTTTTTCTTATTAGCAAAAACATAAGCTTCGTCTAATTTCAGAGCATAATTTAATAAGTCATAATCCAAATTTCCAAAACGAAGATTCTTTTGATATTCATTAAAAACACAGGTTTCCTCCTCATTATTTTTTAATGCTAAATCCTTTTCATTGCTCATCCATCCGCTTCCGTGACGGGTTGAATACGATCTTGTGACATAAAACATTTCTACATTTTCAATCTTCAACAATTTACAAACTTCATACGCATTTTTTGAAGTGGTATTGGCAAATGTTACGTTCGGAAAAACGCCATGATCCATATCTAATAAAATTCCCTGACTTCCTTCAAAAATAAGATTGTTAAATAAATTTAGATATGAGTAACCTTCTATTTTCCAATCAATTTTATCAATGGCTTCTAAAAAATCCTGTAAAGCATTTTGGATTTCCTCTCCTTCTTCAAAACCGTAATAATTGGCAATTCCTTTTAATTTTTCAATCAGCATCGATCTTGAAGCAATCAAATCAACCGCAAATAATTTAAATGGACTTTCATTTCTCTTCATCGTAGCTCCAACTCCTTTTCCGCAAGTTCCGTGTTCTAGATTTTTGATATTTTTTCGATTGCTTAAAACATCAAAAGGTGTTGTTACTTTTGCTAACGGATGAATATGCAACTCAATATTTCCGTTTTTCTTGATTAATTCTTCTCTTTCATTAAATAAGAAAGTCGGATGAATTGTGCAATGTTCCGTAAAATAAGACGGCAACCCCCGCAACGCTCCACTTGCAAAACTTGAATGAATGTGCTTTTTATCATCAATCATCACCGTATGCGCCGCCTGTTGTCCGCCAGAAAACCGAATAACTACAGACTCAGGATTGTGCTGAGCCAGAAAATCTGTAGTGATTCCTTTTCCTTCATCACCAAAACCTAAGCCTATAATTATTTGTGCTGTTTTCATTTTTTAAAACATTTGAATATTATTAAAATCACCTAAATCTTTAGTTTTGAAATAATCTCCACTAAATCTACTGCAAACTACATCTTTAATTACTTTCGGAACATCTCTGTAATCATCAATTGACAAACAGTTTTGTCCTAAAAGATCTTTCCATCCTTTATCCGCTCTCATCGCACCATCTGAATGCAAAACGCTGATGTGAAAAACTTCATATTTTTTTTGAGCTTCTTTCAGCAATTCGTTATGAGTAAAGGTTTGTTGACCGGTTCCCATAATTTCTCTGATCGCTGAAGC encodes:
- a CDS encoding DUF4291 domain-containing protein → MKIKLKKYKEQLQDWPQKGHHIMAQYDDEKIIVYQSYKRKIGEFTVKNQYFGGEFSLERMTWIKPNFLWMMYRNGWGTKEGQEYVLALHLKMSAFKRYLENAVYSSYDHNLEISREEWQDQIKESSVRLQWDPDHDPFGNKLERRAIQIGLRNEFTRSFAKEDIILIEDISDFVQEQHHFVLNNSLENLIIPEEKPLVFNDENLNKKLRLNQN
- a CDS encoding ADP-ribosylation/crystallin J1 is translated as MKTTTLYRPVGEKEMVLILESSFKKFPPRLEWQPIFYPVLDEDYASEIAEKWNTRDEAGNYLGFVTKFEVLEEEVIKYPAQNVGARNHNELWIPAEKLETFNQAIIGNIEVIKVFIGDNFKNPANTEIGSLILNLKQ
- a CDS encoding macro domain-containing protein; the protein is MKTINYLKGDATNPQTKGNKIIIHICNDIGGWGKGFVMAISRKWENPETEYRKWFQSGENFNLGEIQIVQVEKDILVCNMIGQHKTISNSKGIAPIRYEAVEKCLEKLTDEALKLNASVHMPRIGCGLAGGNWEEIEPIIERTLLKNNVEVYVYDFE
- a CDS encoding adenylosuccinate synthetase, which translates into the protein MKTAQIIIGLGFGDEGKGITTDFLAQHNPESVVIRFSGGQQAAHTVMIDDKKHIHSSFASGALRGLPSYFTEHCTIHPTFLFNEREELIKKNGNIELHIHPLAKVTTPFDVLSNRKNIKNLEHGTCGKGVGATMKRNESPFKLFAVDLIASRSMLIEKLKGIANYYGFEEGEEIQNALQDFLEAIDKIDWKIEGYSYLNLFNNLIFEGSQGILLDMDHGVFPNVTFANTTSKNAYEVCKLLKIENVEMFYVTRSYSTRHGSGWMSNEKDLALKNNEEETCVFNEYQKNLRFGNLDYDLLNYALKLDEAYVFANKKNLVVTCLDQMDEEFKIENLKVKFDAIFGSYSPYSKDFKRIN